A region of Homo sapiens chromosome 17, GRCh38.p14 Primary Assembly DNA encodes the following proteins:
- the ZNF594 gene encoding zinc finger protein 594 isoform X1 has protein sequence MKEWKSKMEISEEKKSARAASEKLQRQITQECELVETSNSEDRLLKHWVSPLKDAMRHLPSQESGIREMHIIPQKAIVGEIGHGCNEGEKILSAGESSHRYEVSGQNFKQKSGLTEHQKIHNINKTYECKECEKTFNRSSNLIIHQRIHTGNKPYVCNECGKDSNQSSNLIIHQRIHTGKKPYICHECGKDFNQSSNLVRHKQIHSGGNPYECKECGKAFKGSSNLVLHQRIHSRGKPYLCNKCGKAFSQSTDLIIHHRIHTGEKPYECYDCGQMFSQSSHLVPHQRIHTGEKPLKCNECEKAFRQHSHLTEHQRLHSGEKPYECHRCGKTFSGRTAFLKHQRLHAGEKIEECEKTFSKDEELREEQRIHQEEKAYWCNQCGRNFQGTSDLIRHQVTHTGEKPYECKECGKTFNQSSDLLRHHRIHSGEKPCVCSKCGKSFRGSSDLIRHHRVHTGEKPYECSECGKAFSQRSHLVTHQKIHTGEKPYQCTECGKAFRRRSLLIQHRRIHSGEKPYECKECGKLFIWRTAFLKHQSLHTGEKLECEKTFSQDEELRGEQKIHQEAKAYWCNQCGRAFQGSSDLIRHQVTHTREKPYECKECGKTFNQSSDLLRHHRIHSGEKPYVCNKCGKSFRGSSDLIKHHRIHTGEKPYECSECGKAFSQRSHLATHQKIHTGEKPYQCSECGNAFRRRSLLIQHRRLHSGEKPYECKECGKLFMWHTAFLKHQRLHAGEKLEECEKTFSKDEELRKEQRTHQEKKVYWCNQCSRTFQGSSDLIRHQVTHTREKPYECKECGKTQSELRPSETS, from the coding sequence ATGAAGGAATGGAAATCAAAGATGgaaatttctgaagaaaagaagTCAGCAAGGGCTGCATCCGAAAAACTCCAAAGACAAATCACCCAGGAATGTGAGTTAGTTGAAACCAGTAATTCTGAGGACAGATTATTGAAGCACTGGGTAAGCCCTTTAAAGGATGCAATGAGACATCTCCCTTCCCAAGAGAGCggtatcagggaaatgcatattaTCCCCCAGAAAGCCATTGTGGGAGAGATTGGCCATGGAtgtaatgaaggagaaaaaatactTTCTGCAGGAGAAAGCTCCCATAGATATGAGGTTAGTGGCCAAAACTTCAAACAGAAGTCAGGATTAACTGAACATCAGAAAATTCATAATATAAATAAGacctatgaatgtaaggaatgtgaaAAAACCTTCAACAGGAGTTCAAACCTGATCatacatcagagaattcatacaggAAATAAGCCATATGtgtgtaatgaatgtgggaaagaCTCTAATCAAAGTTCAAATCTTATtatacatcagagaattcatacaggAAAGAAACCTTATATATGTCATGAATGTGGAAAAGACTTCAATCAGAGCTCCAATCTGGTGAGACATAAGCAAATTCACAGTGGTGGGAATCCCTATGAGTGCAAAGAGTGTGGGAAGGCTTTTAAGGGAAGCTCAAACCTTGTCCTGCACCAGAGAATCCACAGTAGGGGGAAGCCATATTTATGCAATAAATGTGGGAAGGCTTTCAGTCAAAGCACAGATCTTATTATACATCacagaattcacactggagagaaaccctatgaatgttaTGACTGTGGACAGATGTTCAGTCAAAGTTCACACCTTGTCccacatcagagaattcacactggagagaaacccctcaaatgtaatgaatgtgaaaAAGCCTTCAGGCAGCATTCTCACCTTACTGAACACCAGAGACTCCAcagtggagagaaaccctatgaatgtcaCAGATGTGGGAAGACCTTCAGTGGGCGCACAGCTTTTCTTAAACATCAGAGATTGCATGCTGGAGAGAAAATTGAAGAATGTGAGAAAACCTTCAGCAAGGATGAGGAGCTTAGGGAAGAGCAGAGAATTCACCAGGAAGAGAAAGCTTATTGGTGTAATCAGTGTGGTAGGAATTTCCAGGGCACCTCAGACCTCATCAGACATCAGGTAactcatacaggagagaaaccatatgaatgtaaagaatgtgggaaaacTTTCAATCAGAGCTCAGACCTTCTGAGACATCATAGAATTCACAGTGGAGAAAAACCTTGTGTATGTAGCAAATGTGGGAAATCTTTTAGGGGCAGCTCAGATCTTATTAGACACCATCGtgttcatactggagagaaaccctatgaatgtagtgaatgtgggaaagcctttagccAGAGGTCACACCTTGTTACACACCAGAAAAtccatactggagagaagccctatCAGTGCactgaatgtgggaaagccttcaggcGGCGTTCACTCCTTATTCAACATCGGAGAATTCATAGtggtgagaaaccctatgaatgtaaggaatgtgggaagctCTTCATTTGGCGCACAGCTTTCCTCAAACATCAGAGCCtgcatactggagagaaacttGAATGTGAGAAAACCTTCAGCCAGGATGAGGAGCTTAGGGGAGAGCAGAAAATTCACCAGGAAGCGAAAGCTTATTGGTGTAATCAGTGTGGTAGGGCTTTCCAGGGCAGCTCAGACCTCATCAGACATCAGGTAACTCATACAAGAGAGAAACCATATGAATGCAAAGAATGTGGGAAAACTTTCAATCAGAGCTCAGACCTTCTGAGACATCATAGAATTCACAGTGGAGAAAAACCTTATGTATGCAACAAATGTGGGAAATCTTTTAGGGGTAGCTCAGATCTTATTAAACACCATCgtattcatactggagagaaaccctatgaatgtagtgaatgtgggaaagccttcagccaGAGGTCACACCTTGCTACACACCAGAAAatccatactggagagaaaccctatcagtgcagtgaatgtgggaatGCCTTCAGGCGGCGTTCCCTCCTTATTCAACATCGGAGACTTCATAGtggtgagaaaccctatgaatgtaaggaatgtgggaaactCTTCATGTGGCACACGGCTTTCCTCAAACATCAGAGACTGCATGCTGGAGAGAAACTTGAAGAATGTGAGAAAACCTTCAGCAAGGATGAGGAGCTTAGAAAAGAGCAGAGAACTCACCAGGAAAAGAAAGTTTATTGGTGTAATCAGTGTAGTAGGACCTTCCAGGGCAGCTCAGATCTCATCAGACATCAGGTAACTCATACAAGAGAGAAACCAtatgaatgtaaagaatgtgggaaaacTCAATCAGAGCTCAGACCTTCTGAGACATCATAG